In Microbacterium maritypicum, the following are encoded in one genomic region:
- a CDS encoding acyl-CoA carboxylase epsilon subunit: MTAHDTQDAASGDVAPMLEITRGAATEEELAALIAVISEAYAAEAADAVVEEPSVSAWTRTQRPLRRPLRRDIPWGRFSG, from the coding sequence GTGACCGCGCACGACACGCAGGACGCAGCATCAGGGGACGTCGCGCCGATGCTCGAGATCACCCGTGGAGCCGCCACCGAAGAGGAACTCGCCGCACTCATCGCGGTGATCAGCGAGGCGTACGCCGCCGAGGCGGCGGACGCCGTCGTCGAGGAGCCGTCGGTCTCGGCCTGGACCCGCACGCAGCGCCCGCTCCGTCGTCCGCTGCGTCGAGACATCCCCTGGGGACGATTCTCCGGCTGA
- a CDS encoding biotin carboxylase N-terminal domain-containing protein, whose protein sequence is MPAIAKVLVANRGEIAVRIIRAARDSGIASVAVYADQDRDALHSRLADEAYALGGSTSAETYLQIEKILSIARRAGADAVHPGYGFLAENAEFARAIIDAGMTWIGPSPEAIEALGDKVTARHVAEKVGAPLAPGTPGPVAGADEVIAFAKEFGLPIAIKAAYGGGGRGLKVARELDEVAELFESATREAVAAFGRGECFVEKYLDKPRHVETQCLADAEGNVVVISTRDCSLQRRHQKLVEEAPAPFLTEEQNDLLYSASKAILKEVGYVGAGTCEFLIGADGTVSFLEVNTRLQVEHPVSEEVTGIDLVREQFRIAAGGTIDYDDPKPQGHSIEFRINGEDPGRGFLPQPGPIHVFKTFGGPGIRLDSGVTAGDSVSGAFDSLLAKIIVTGKDRAEALERSRRALDEFEVAGLPTVIPFHRKVVRDPAFTAENGEFGIFTRWIETEFVNDIPAWDGELESPAAGESRHTVVVEVSGKRLEVSLPDRVAVAPGTAGRPAVVPPSRRSHATTANAGASGDAVKSPMQATVVKIAVEDGQQVVKGDLVVVLEAMKMEQPLQAHKDGIIGNINADAGLTVSAGHQLLTIS, encoded by the coding sequence ATGCCTGCTATCGCCAAGGTGCTCGTCGCCAACCGCGGCGAGATCGCCGTACGCATCATCCGCGCCGCTCGAGACTCCGGGATCGCGTCGGTCGCCGTCTATGCCGACCAGGATCGTGATGCCCTGCACTCCCGTCTCGCAGACGAGGCGTACGCGCTCGGCGGCTCGACCAGCGCCGAGACGTACCTGCAGATCGAGAAGATCCTCTCCATCGCCCGCCGCGCCGGTGCCGACGCCGTGCACCCCGGCTACGGGTTCCTCGCCGAGAACGCCGAGTTCGCCCGCGCCATCATCGACGCGGGGATGACCTGGATCGGTCCGTCGCCCGAGGCGATCGAGGCCCTCGGCGACAAGGTGACCGCGCGTCACGTCGCCGAGAAGGTCGGCGCTCCCCTCGCGCCCGGAACCCCCGGTCCCGTGGCCGGAGCCGACGAGGTCATCGCCTTCGCGAAGGAGTTCGGCCTCCCGATCGCCATCAAGGCGGCATACGGCGGCGGCGGACGTGGCCTCAAGGTCGCCCGCGAGCTCGACGAGGTCGCCGAGCTGTTCGAGTCGGCCACCCGCGAGGCCGTCGCCGCCTTCGGTCGCGGCGAGTGCTTCGTCGAGAAGTACCTCGACAAGCCGCGCCACGTCGAGACGCAGTGCCTGGCCGATGCCGAGGGCAACGTCGTCGTCATCTCCACGCGCGACTGCTCGCTGCAGCGCCGCCACCAGAAGCTCGTCGAAGAGGCTCCTGCACCGTTCCTGACCGAGGAGCAGAACGACCTGCTCTACTCGGCGTCGAAGGCCATCCTCAAGGAGGTCGGATACGTCGGTGCGGGCACCTGCGAGTTCCTGATCGGTGCCGACGGCACGGTCTCGTTCCTCGAGGTGAACACCCGCCTGCAGGTCGAGCACCCGGTCTCCGAAGAGGTCACCGGCATCGACCTGGTGCGCGAGCAGTTCCGCATCGCGGCCGGCGGCACCATCGACTACGACGACCCGAAGCCGCAGGGCCACTCCATCGAGTTCCGCATCAACGGCGAGGACCCCGGTCGCGGGTTCCTCCCCCAGCCCGGTCCGATCCACGTCTTCAAGACCTTCGGGGGTCCCGGCATCCGCCTCGACTCCGGCGTCACCGCCGGCGACTCGGTCTCGGGCGCGTTCGACTCGCTGCTCGCGAAGATCATCGTGACCGGCAAGGACAGGGCGGAGGCGCTGGAGCGCTCCCGCCGCGCACTCGACGAGTTCGAGGTCGCCGGTCTCCCCACCGTCATCCCGTTCCACCGCAAGGTCGTCCGCGACCCGGCATTCACGGCCGAGAACGGCGAGTTCGGTATCTTCACCCGCTGGATCGAGACCGAGTTCGTCAACGACATCCCCGCGTGGGACGGCGAGCTCGAGTCGCCGGCCGCCGGCGAGTCGCGCCACACCGTCGTCGTCGAGGTCTCCGGCAAGCGCCTCGAGGTGAGCCTGCCCGACCGCGTGGCGGTCGCTCCGGGCACCGCGGGTCGCCCCGCCGTCGTGCCGCCGTCGCGGCGCAGCCACGCCACCACGGCCAACGCGGGCGCATCCGGCGACGCGGTGAAGTCGCCCATGCAGGCCACGGTCGTCAAGATCGCCGTCGAAGACGGTCAGCAGGTCGTCAAGGGCGATCTCGTCGTCGTGCTCGAGGCGATGAAGATGGAGCAGCCGCTGCAGGCGCACAAGGACGGCATCATCGGCAACATCAACGCGGATGCCGGTTTGACGGTCTCCGCCGGACACCAGCTGCTCACGATCAGCTGA
- a CDS encoding acyl-CoA carboxylase subunit beta, which yields MTDKPDLFTTAGKIADLRARYTEAVVDAEAKAKEKQHAKGKMTARERIELLVDPGSFVEFDEYVRHRTTAFGMDRSRPYGDSVVTGVGTINGRTVAVYSQDFSTFGGSLGEVAGEKIIKIMEFALSGGMPCIGILDSGGARIQEGVVALGKYGEIFRLNTRASGVIPQISIIMGPAAGGAVYSPALTDFVIMVDKTSQMFVTGPDVIKTVTGEDVGMEELGGAYTHNTRSGVSHYLAEDEDDAIDYARTLLSFLPDNNMAELPSYESTFEFETTDADRTLNTIVPDSTNQPYDIHTVIEHIVDEGDFLEVQPLFAPNIVIGFGRIEGRSVGIIANQPSQMAGTLNIEAGEKASRFVRFCDAFSIPIVTLVDVPGYLPGTDQEWEGVIRRGAKLLYAYAEATVPLVTVILRKAYGGAYIVMGSKQLGADVNLAWPTAEIAVMGGQGAVNILYRGEIKRAEEAGEDVAAVRTRLANEYTYDVASPFLAAERGELDGIIEPANTRVSIAKALRALRGKRAELPPKKHGNIPL from the coding sequence GTGACGGACAAGCCCGACCTCTTTACCACCGCCGGCAAGATCGCGGATCTGCGCGCTCGCTACACGGAAGCCGTCGTCGACGCGGAAGCGAAGGCGAAGGAGAAGCAGCACGCCAAGGGCAAGATGACCGCCCGCGAGCGCATCGAACTGCTCGTCGACCCCGGGAGCTTCGTCGAATTCGACGAGTATGTGCGCCACCGCACGACCGCGTTCGGCATGGACCGCTCCCGTCCCTACGGCGACTCCGTCGTCACCGGCGTCGGCACGATCAACGGACGCACCGTCGCGGTGTACTCCCAGGACTTCTCGACATTCGGCGGATCGCTCGGCGAGGTCGCCGGCGAGAAGATCATCAAGATCATGGAGTTCGCGCTCTCCGGAGGCATGCCGTGCATCGGCATCCTCGATTCGGGCGGCGCACGCATCCAGGAGGGTGTCGTCGCGCTCGGCAAGTACGGCGAGATCTTCCGCCTGAACACCCGCGCTTCCGGAGTCATCCCGCAGATCTCCATCATCATGGGCCCGGCCGCCGGAGGAGCTGTGTACTCGCCGGCACTCACCGACTTCGTCATCATGGTCGACAAGACCAGCCAGATGTTCGTCACCGGACCCGACGTGATCAAGACCGTCACCGGCGAGGACGTGGGTATGGAGGAGCTCGGCGGCGCGTACACGCACAACACCCGCTCCGGCGTCTCGCACTATCTCGCCGAGGATGAGGACGATGCGATCGACTACGCGCGCACGCTCCTCAGCTTCCTCCCCGACAACAACATGGCGGAGCTGCCCTCGTACGAGAGCACCTTCGAATTCGAGACCACCGACGCCGACCGCACGCTGAACACGATCGTGCCGGACTCGACGAACCAGCCCTACGACATCCACACGGTGATCGAGCACATCGTCGACGAAGGCGACTTCCTCGAGGTGCAGCCGCTGTTCGCCCCGAACATCGTGATCGGCTTCGGCCGCATCGAGGGACGTTCGGTCGGCATCATCGCCAACCAGCCGTCGCAGATGGCCGGAACGCTCAACATCGAGGCCGGAGAGAAGGCCAGCCGGTTCGTGCGCTTCTGTGATGCGTTCTCGATCCCGATCGTCACCCTCGTCGATGTGCCCGGCTACCTGCCGGGCACCGACCAGGAATGGGAAGGCGTCATCCGGCGCGGTGCGAAGCTCCTCTACGCGTACGCCGAGGCCACCGTGCCGCTGGTCACCGTCATCCTGCGCAAGGCCTACGGCGGCGCCTACATCGTGATGGGGTCCAAGCAGCTCGGCGCCGACGTGAACCTCGCCTGGCCCACCGCCGAGATCGCGGTCATGGGCGGCCAGGGTGCCGTCAACATCCTGTACCGCGGTGAGATCAAGAGGGCGGAGGAGGCCGGCGAAGACGTCGCCGCCGTGCGCACCCGCCTCGCGAACGAGTACACCTACGACGTGGCGTCGCCGTTCCTCGCGGCGGAGCGCGGCGAGCTCGACGGCATCATCGAGCCCGCGAACACCCGCGTCTCGATCGCGAAGGCGCTGCGTGCTCTGCGCGGCAAGCGTGCGGAGCTGCCGCCGAAGAAGCACGGGAACATCCCGCTGTGA
- a CDS encoding NTP transferase domain-containing protein: MTLQTVILAAGMGSRLGRALPKPLTELSDGRTIMGQQHDNIRAAFGSDARITTVVGYRAETIIDAFPAVNYVHNERYDETNTSKSLLRALGATGKGGVLWMNGDVVFDPMILGRAAAFIERDQSFVTVNTSKVSDEEVKYTVTAEGFINELSKTVKGGLGEAVGINYISSAHKKAFMRQLQRVEDQDYFERGLELAIAEDGLLLEPMDVSDLYAVEVDFAEDLERANLFV, translated from the coding sequence GTGACTCTTCAGACCGTCATCCTCGCCGCCGGCATGGGCTCGCGCCTCGGCCGAGCGCTGCCGAAGCCGCTCACCGAACTGAGCGACGGCCGCACGATCATGGGCCAGCAGCACGACAACATCCGCGCCGCCTTCGGTTCGGACGCGCGCATCACCACAGTGGTCGGCTATCGCGCCGAGACCATCATCGACGCCTTCCCCGCCGTCAACTACGTCCACAACGAGCGCTACGACGAGACCAATACGTCGAAGAGCCTGCTGCGCGCCCTCGGCGCGACCGGCAAGGGTGGCGTGCTGTGGATGAACGGCGACGTGGTGTTCGACCCGATGATCCTCGGTCGTGCCGCCGCCTTCATCGAGCGCGATCAGTCGTTCGTCACCGTCAACACCTCCAAGGTCAGCGACGAAGAGGTGAAGTACACGGTCACCGCCGAGGGCTTCATCAACGAGCTGTCCAAGACCGTCAAGGGCGGTCTGGGTGAGGCCGTGGGCATCAACTACATCTCCTCCGCGCACAAGAAGGCGTTCATGCGCCAGCTGCAGCGCGTCGAGGATCAGGACTACTTCGAGCGCGGTCTCGAGCTGGCCATCGCCGAGGACGGTCTCCTCCTCGAGCCGATGGACGTCTCTGACCTGTACGCGGTCGAGGTCGACTTCGCAGAAGACCTCGAGCGGGCGAACCTCTTCGTCTGA
- a CDS encoding response regulator transcription factor → MSRVALIDDHESVRLGLEAACARDSQTVVFSGSTVVSYLEWRVASASAPADVVVLDLTLGDGSTVTENVTSLVNDGASVVIHSVADRPAAVREALSAGAAGVVSKSSALDDVLDAIRTVAQGEALNNVEWASAVDGDRAFADAQLSTREREVLRLYATGLPLKAVAERLGVAYSTAKENITRVRVKYVEVGRPAPTKVDLLRRAMEDGIVAADGAASAR, encoded by the coding sequence ATGAGCAGGGTCGCACTCATCGACGATCACGAGTCCGTTCGCCTCGGCCTCGAGGCCGCGTGCGCGCGTGATTCGCAGACGGTGGTGTTCTCCGGCAGCACGGTCGTCTCCTACCTCGAGTGGCGAGTGGCCTCCGCGTCCGCTCCGGCCGACGTGGTCGTGCTCGACCTCACTCTCGGTGACGGGTCGACCGTGACGGAGAACGTGACCTCGCTCGTGAACGACGGGGCGAGCGTCGTGATCCACAGCGTGGCCGACCGTCCCGCAGCAGTGCGCGAGGCGCTCTCGGCCGGCGCCGCCGGCGTCGTCAGCAAGTCATCCGCTCTCGACGACGTGTTGGATGCGATCCGCACCGTCGCCCAGGGCGAAGCGCTCAACAACGTCGAATGGGCCAGCGCCGTCGACGGCGATCGGGCGTTCGCCGACGCGCAGCTCTCCACTCGCGAGCGCGAGGTGCTCCGGCTCTATGCCACGGGACTGCCGCTGAAGGCGGTCGCCGAACGTCTCGGCGTCGCCTACTCCACGGCCAAGGAGAACATCACCCGCGTCCGCGTGAAGTACGTCGAGGTCGGTCGTCCGGCACCCACCAAGGTGGACCTCCTCCGTCGGGCGATGGAGGACGGGATCGTCGCGGCCGACGGGGCGGCGAGTGCCCGCTGA
- a CDS encoding NAD(P)H-quinone dehydrogenase: protein MGCMSSTTFERTQRVAVLGGGPGGYEAALAAAQLGAEVTLVERVGVGGSAVLTDVVPSKSLIATADAAVAISEASDLGVNFYAKGENGKPLKPEIAINLAAVNKRLIALAGQQSEDMRATLLEAGVRILSGHGRLEGPTAIVVSTGEKGTDFDRVEADTIVVAVGASPRELDSAKPDGKRILTWTQLYDMKALPEHLIVVGSGVTGAEFASAYMNLGAKVTLISSREQVLPGEDKDAASVLEKVFKRGGMQVLSKSRADKVEATKEGVTVTLSDGRTVEGSHCLMAVGSIPNTAGIGLEEAGVELDDSGHVRVNKVARTSVPNVYAVGDCTNFFPLASVASMQGRTAVFHALGDIVIPLELIKITSNIFTAPEIATVGYGVKDVEDGVADGMVYKLPLAANPRAKMMGIKDGFVKLIARKGSGTVIGGVIVAPKASELIYPIAVAVERRLTVDQVSRVFAAYPSLSSSITDASRAMHLVNIS, encoded by the coding sequence ATGGGTTGCATGTCTTCCACCACTTTCGAGCGCACTCAGCGCGTCGCCGTCCTCGGCGGCGGTCCCGGCGGTTACGAGGCGGCTCTCGCGGCCGCTCAGCTCGGAGCGGAGGTGACCCTGGTCGAGCGGGTGGGAGTCGGCGGATCGGCCGTCCTCACCGACGTCGTGCCCTCCAAGAGCCTGATCGCGACGGCTGATGCCGCAGTGGCCATCTCCGAGGCGAGCGACCTCGGGGTGAACTTCTACGCGAAGGGGGAGAACGGCAAGCCGCTCAAGCCCGAGATCGCGATCAACCTCGCCGCCGTCAACAAGCGTCTCATCGCGCTCGCCGGGCAGCAGTCCGAGGATATGCGGGCGACTCTGCTCGAAGCCGGCGTCCGGATCCTCTCCGGGCACGGGCGCCTCGAGGGTCCCACCGCGATCGTGGTGTCGACGGGCGAGAAAGGCACCGACTTCGACCGCGTCGAGGCCGACACCATCGTCGTGGCCGTGGGGGCGTCGCCCCGTGAGCTCGATTCCGCGAAGCCCGACGGCAAGCGCATCCTCACGTGGACGCAGCTGTACGACATGAAAGCGCTGCCGGAACACCTCATCGTCGTGGGCTCCGGCGTCACCGGCGCGGAGTTCGCCTCCGCCTACATGAACCTCGGCGCCAAGGTCACGCTCATCTCCAGCCGCGAGCAGGTGCTTCCCGGTGAGGACAAGGATGCGGCGAGCGTCCTGGAGAAGGTGTTCAAGCGCGGCGGGATGCAGGTGCTCTCGAAGTCCCGTGCCGACAAGGTCGAGGCCACGAAGGAGGGCGTGACCGTCACGCTGTCCGACGGTCGCACGGTCGAGGGGAGCCACTGCCTCATGGCGGTGGGCTCGATCCCGAACACCGCGGGGATCGGCCTGGAGGAGGCCGGCGTCGAGCTCGACGACTCGGGTCACGTGCGGGTGAACAAGGTCGCGCGCACCTCGGTGCCCAACGTCTACGCGGTCGGGGACTGCACGAACTTCTTCCCGCTCGCCTCGGTCGCATCCATGCAGGGGCGCACGGCCGTCTTCCACGCGCTCGGTGACATCGTGATCCCGCTGGAACTCATCAAGATCACCTCGAACATCTTCACCGCTCCGGAGATCGCGACGGTCGGATACGGGGTGAAGGACGTCGAGGACGGCGTCGCGGACGGCATGGTCTACAAGCTCCCGCTCGCGGCCAACCCCCGCGCCAAGATGATGGGCATCAAGGACGGCTTCGTCAAGCTCATCGCCCGCAAGGGATCCGGCACCGTCATCGGCGGCGTGATCGTGGCCCCGAAGGCCTCCGAGCTGATCTATCCGATCGCTGTGGCGGTCGAGCGTCGCCTCACGGTCGACCAGGTCTCGCGGGTGTTCGCGGCATACCCGTCGCTCTCGAGCAGCATCACCGATGCCAGCCGGGCGATGCACCTCGTGAACATCTCCTGA
- a CDS encoding nucleoside triphosphate pyrophosphatase — MRVCLASTSPARLMLLRQAGIEPLTLSPDVDEDAVAAAAEAERGAALAPAELVLLLARAKAAAVARSLAEEGEFDGLVIGGDSMFALGGRVYGKPYTAEEATRRWEEMRGATGILHSGHSVFRVVPGAEPVEATAVAEAAVTFAEDVSDAEITAYVASGEPLHVAGAFTVDSLGGAFITRVDGDPSTVVGMSLSTVRRLAAELGVRWTDLWS; from the coding sequence ATGCGCGTCTGCCTCGCCTCCACCTCTCCCGCCCGACTGATGCTGCTGCGGCAGGCGGGGATCGAGCCGCTCACCCTCTCTCCCGATGTCGACGAGGATGCCGTCGCCGCAGCCGCCGAGGCCGAACGCGGCGCCGCGCTCGCCCCCGCCGAGCTGGTGCTGCTCCTCGCCCGCGCCAAGGCCGCAGCGGTCGCCCGCAGTCTCGCAGAGGAGGGCGAGTTCGACGGTCTCGTGATCGGCGGTGACTCGATGTTCGCGCTCGGCGGGCGGGTCTACGGCAAGCCGTACACCGCGGAGGAGGCCACCCGGCGGTGGGAGGAGATGCGCGGCGCGACCGGCATCCTGCACTCCGGGCACTCGGTGTTCCGGGTCGTTCCCGGCGCGGAGCCCGTCGAGGCGACCGCCGTCGCCGAGGCGGCGGTGACCTTCGCCGAAGACGTGAGCGACGCGGAGATCACGGCCTACGTGGCCTCGGGCGAGCCGCTGCACGTGGCGGGAGCCTTCACCGTGGACAGTCTGGGCGGCGCCTTCATCACCCGGGTCGACGGCGATCCCTCGACCGTCGTGGGCATGTCCCTGTCGACCGTGCGGCGCCTGGCCGCGGAGCTCGGCGTCCGATGGACGGATCTGTGGTCGTAG
- a CDS encoding ROK family transcriptional regulator, with product MGDFNQSVVLEAIRQSGEGSSRIELAAATGLSAQTVTNITRRLLDEGLIREAGRTINGPGKPRVTLRLVADSRFSVGVHLDPALMTFVLLDLSGAVVRRVGVRTPAMEPPRIVQAMAATVDALITVSGIDRASIAGVGVAAPGPLDAEKGTVIDPPKLLGWNRVPLRSVLAEAIGLPVVLEKDTTAAAVGELWTRRASADDSFVFVYLGTGIGAALARDGEAVPGSTRNIGEIGHLIVDPDGPPCTCGSRGCVEVVCTPQAIVAQAERAGVFRDDRELSDVEAVDARFTELCQRAADGDELADGVLTRAAAHMAVLTAGLTNMLDVDRVVFGGPFWSRLAEVYLREIPDRLERASATRAVRSLPVDGTVVGDDVAAVGAGCVVLDSVLSPRASALLLDH from the coding sequence ATGGGCGACTTCAATCAGTCCGTCGTGTTGGAGGCCATCCGTCAGTCCGGTGAGGGGTCGAGCCGGATCGAGCTCGCCGCAGCGACGGGTCTGTCGGCGCAGACCGTCACCAACATCACGCGGCGGCTGCTCGATGAAGGCCTCATCCGCGAGGCCGGGCGCACGATCAACGGACCGGGCAAGCCGCGCGTCACGCTGCGGCTCGTCGCGGACAGCCGCTTCTCGGTCGGTGTGCATCTGGATCCCGCCCTCATGACTTTCGTGCTCCTCGACCTGTCCGGTGCGGTCGTGCGGCGTGTCGGCGTGCGCACCCCGGCCATGGAACCTCCTCGGATCGTCCAGGCCATGGCGGCGACGGTCGACGCGCTCATCACGGTCTCGGGCATCGACAGGGCATCGATCGCCGGTGTCGGGGTCGCGGCGCCCGGCCCCCTCGATGCGGAGAAGGGCACCGTGATCGACCCGCCGAAGCTGCTCGGCTGGAACCGCGTGCCGCTTCGCTCCGTGCTGGCCGAGGCGATCGGCCTCCCGGTGGTACTCGAGAAGGACACGACCGCCGCCGCGGTGGGCGAGCTCTGGACGCGGAGGGCGTCGGCCGACGACTCCTTCGTGTTCGTGTATCTGGGCACGGGTATCGGGGCGGCGCTGGCCAGAGACGGGGAAGCCGTCCCCGGAAGCACCCGCAACATCGGAGAGATCGGACACCTCATCGTCGATCCGGACGGACCGCCGTGCACGTGCGGCTCCCGTGGGTGCGTCGAGGTCGTCTGCACGCCGCAGGCGATCGTCGCGCAGGCGGAGCGGGCGGGAGTGTTCCGCGACGATCGTGAGCTCAGCGATGTCGAGGCGGTGGACGCGCGTTTCACGGAGCTGTGTCAGCGGGCGGCTGACGGCGATGAGCTCGCCGACGGTGTGCTGACGCGGGCCGCGGCGCACATGGCGGTGCTGACGGCCGGGCTGACGAACATGCTCGACGTGGACCGTGTGGTCTTCGGTGGCCCATTCTGGTCGCGGCTGGCCGAGGTCTACCTGCGGGAGATCCCCGACCGGCTCGAACGGGCGAGCGCCACACGTGCGGTGCGCTCGCTGCCCGTGGACGGGACGGTCGTCGGTGACGATGTCGCCGCTGTGGGGGCCGGCTGCGTGGTACTCGACTCCGTGCTCAGCCCGCGAGCATCGGCGCTGCTGCTCGACCACTGA
- a CDS encoding class I SAM-dependent RNA methyltransferase, with protein sequence MTSSAADVLELDITGIAHGGTFVARHEGRVVFVSDAIPGERVRARVIAPQEGADASTRSFWRAETIEVLDASEHRRPHIWAEADLSRDPADRPGGADLGHIDLGYQRVLKRQVLTEALDRFAGSGLVAPEIEAVDSGDGTGWRTRVTLHVDESGEVGPFAARSHRVIPVTSYPLSRPAIAEAALALHGEAPGRIELVEPADGRVRVIRREETERPAKVARGFRRRPTPEVIEEVVGDRRFQVDATGFWQVHPRAASVLDAAVYGVLEGHVDEQKTHYDLYGGVGLFAATLADLGGSDIVTVESSARATQHAAANLAPLDVKAVTARVDRFLSTQKSGGRTGAVILDPPRAGAGRQVVEAVHALAPEAIAYVACDPVALARDLGTFRTLGWKVDRLRGFDLFPHSHHFEVVALLTR encoded by the coding sequence ATGACTTCCTCCGCAGCCGACGTGCTCGAACTCGACATCACCGGCATCGCACACGGGGGCACCTTCGTCGCCCGCCATGAGGGCCGCGTGGTCTTCGTCTCCGATGCGATCCCCGGGGAGCGTGTCCGTGCCAGGGTGATCGCCCCGCAGGAGGGCGCGGACGCCTCCACCCGCAGCTTCTGGCGGGCCGAGACGATCGAGGTCCTCGACGCGTCGGAGCATCGCCGTCCGCACATCTGGGCCGAGGCCGATCTCTCCCGGGATCCGGCGGACCGCCCGGGCGGAGCCGATCTCGGCCACATCGACCTCGGGTACCAGCGGGTGCTCAAGCGCCAGGTGCTGACGGAGGCGCTCGACCGGTTCGCGGGATCAGGTCTCGTCGCTCCCGAGATCGAGGCCGTCGACTCCGGTGACGGCACCGGCTGGCGCACCCGCGTCACCCTGCACGTCGACGAGTCGGGTGAGGTCGGTCCGTTCGCTGCGCGCAGCCACCGCGTGATCCCCGTCACCAGCTACCCGCTCTCGCGTCCCGCCATCGCCGAGGCCGCACTTGCCCTGCACGGCGAGGCGCCGGGACGCATCGAACTCGTCGAACCGGCCGACGGCCGAGTCCGCGTCATCCGGCGGGAGGAGACCGAGCGGCCGGCGAAGGTCGCTCGCGGCTTCCGTCGCCGCCCGACACCGGAAGTGATCGAGGAGGTCGTCGGCGACCGCCGCTTCCAGGTCGATGCGACGGGATTCTGGCAGGTGCACCCGCGCGCGGCGTCCGTGCTCGACGCCGCGGTCTACGGCGTGCTCGAGGGGCACGTCGACGAGCAGAAGACGCACTACGACCTCTACGGCGGTGTCGGACTCTTCGCTGCGACCCTCGCCGACCTCGGCGGCTCCGACATCGTCACGGTCGAGTCGAGTGCGCGGGCCACCCAGCACGCAGCCGCCAACCTCGCCCCGCTCGATGTGAAGGCCGTGACCGCGCGCGTGGATCGCTTCCTCTCCACGCAGAAGAGCGGTGGGCGCACCGGAGCCGTCATCCTCGACCCGCCGCGTGCCGGGGCCGGGCGCCAGGTCGTCGAGGCGGTGCACGCCCTCGCGCCGGAGGCCATCGCGTACGTCGCGTGCGACCCGGTGGCCCTCGCCAGAGACCTCGGGACGTTCCGGACCCTCGGGTGGAAGGTCGACCGGCTGCGCGGCTTCGACCTCTTCCCGCACTCGCACCACTTCGAGGTCGTCGCGCTCCTCACCCGGTGA